A stretch of Lathyrus oleraceus cultivar Zhongwan6 chromosome 6, CAAS_Psat_ZW6_1.0, whole genome shotgun sequence DNA encodes these proteins:
- the LOC127094050 gene encoding 40S ribosomal protein S5-like produces the protein MAEVAQKPDIVVSGPSQIDVKLFNRWRFDDIQLSDVSLSDYIGVAASKHAAYVPHTAGRYSVKRFREAQCPIVERLTNSLMMHGRNNGKKLKAVKIIRHAMEIIHLLTDQNPIQVIVAAVVEESLANSV, from the coding sequence ATGGCTGAAGTTGCTCAAAAACCCGATATTGTCGTTTCAGGTCCATCACAGATCGACGTTAAACTCTTTAACCGCTGGAGATTCGACGATATCCAGCTCTCTGATGTGTCTTTGAGTGATTATATTGGAGTTGCGGCATCCAAACATGCCGCATACGTTCCTCACACTGCTGGTAGATACTCTGTGAAGAGGTTTAGGGAAGCTCAGTGCCCTATTGTGGAGAGGCTCACAAACTCTCTTATGATGCACGGTAGGAACAATGGAAAGAAGCTCAAGGCTGTTAAGATCATCAGGCATGCCATGGAAATTATTCATTTGCTTACTGACCAGAACCCAATTCAGGTCattgttgctgctgttgttgaaGAATCTTTAGCCAACTCCGTCTGA